One Dermacentor silvarum isolate Dsil-2018 chromosome 10, BIME_Dsil_1.4, whole genome shotgun sequence genomic window carries:
- the LOC119466167 gene encoding RNA-directed DNA polymerase from mobile element jockey, translating to MAITIIQWNCRSLSTNRTPLQQWLLTQTTLPHFILLQETRHTKNIPGYRALHADPAAPLSSIYIRRDIAYEVEDVPSTLLPYVTAISYYPDPPNPPLTLVNVYNPPNSTTILSPLFHFLRSFRKHRDIILGGDFNAPNTIWGYPNTLRPGRLLHAHTMQHSYTLINTPDTPTRDGNAKQRHTTPDLTFHHGHNPPETWQVLPDTLLSDHHIIEIKLTLTHKPKKRITQTNWHLFRRLRVQESTPNYDVWVDSLRRTRSQTTTTTEANPPSDHADPHLMRLWRRRKRLLSRIRTQPNNIQLRHTLDILNTDILTHCSILETTNWNRICDSINSSLQTKSAWLILRSLLGPQPAPLPTIQKHLSEHGATSLLQQVTDIYIPPPLPSLYPEYTGPSNSGLDSPFTLPDLERALAQNKTGTTPGADHITYSLLKNMPDSDKEFLLNKINEHWANGTLPDEWTSSIITLIPKPGKPATLSNLRSISLTSCVGKTMERMVLARLTDLLDDTHFLPHNQIGFRPHMSTQDLFLLLQETFFQPSRCQVHALVTVDVRKAFDTLLHDAILSPLEDTGCGSRLYCYVSSFLRSRQAQFRLGTTLSPPIALTRGTPQGDVLSPTLFNLGLAPLAKSLSEIPHLQSILYADDITLWCTHGSPGEVEFTLQSGLNLISEFLSRSGMQAAPEKSELLLLSATKYQRSVNPLLNLTLPGTPIPRTSSCRVLGFPLQDHSFSRAIQSTITTCHQVTHLVRRVVRRRGGLDECRANQLVTAFALNKILYSLPYCTLTQTQMHRIQSALNTLYKAALHLPTHASTAKLYATGLFLPLAELLCLHRDRQLGRLSSSAQGHWLLQRAGIRPIDFPLYTPQRPLPSNLRCAPIPSNMTPHLHEGRRQARAHFHDPFPPDTFTCYVDAAYYQTHGSTACVTMPTPLGIPITSTAGPFSLPTSSLSLELAAIVHATHELTLLPPSPRYRICSDSMAAIRALRDNRLPDNLHDDLSDALSLLSPALVTVVWVPGHAGIIGNKLAHELAREINSRAPTIPWPCPPIADEAHFYKKTLKQHYKHLRHSLQTLPPPHPRLSTAQVRTLRAIQLNTLITPARLYLYRYRSDPSCPNCPSTYANVEHILFSCPAALQSPHYPNPPPPHWRVWLASAAFADQLAMVLLAEEYL from the coding sequence ATGGCGatcacaataattcagtggaactgccgtagccTCTCCACAAACCGCACCCCCTTACAGCAATGGCTCCTTACGCAAACCACACTACCTCACTTTATCCTACTACAAGAAACAAGGCATACCAAAAACATCCCAGGCTACCGAGCTCTGCACGCCGACCCCGCCGCGCCGCTGTCTTCCATTTATATTCGCCGGGATATCGCTTATGAAGTGGAAGATGTTCCATCCACGTTACTTCCATATGTAACAGCCATTTCGTATTACCCAGACCCCCCGAACCCACCTCTCACACTTGTGAACGTCTATAATCCCCCAAATTCTACCAcaattctctctcctctctttcattttcttcgaTCCTTTCGAAAACACCGTGACATTATTCttggcggagacttcaatgccccaaataccatctggggttacccaaacactctgcgccctggccgccttcttcacgcacacactatgcagcactcatatacactcatcaatacaccagacacacccacacgagacggaaacgcaaaacaacgtcatacaacgcctgacctcacctttcaccatggccacaatcctccagagacttggcaagtccttccggacaccctcctatccgaccatcacataattgaaattaaactgacactcactcacaaacccaaaaaacgcatcacccagaccaactggcacctctttcgtcgcctgcgagtccaggagtcaactcccaactatgatgtgtgggtggactcgctacggcgaacgcggtcgcagaccaccaccactacagaagctaaccccccgtcggaccacgctgacccacacctcaTGCGTCTCTGGAGACGCCGTAAACGCCTCCTTAGTCGCATCCGCACCCAACCTAACAACATCCAGCTTAGACATACATTAGACATACTCAACACTGACATACTAACTCACTGCTCCATCCTTGAGACAACAAAttggaatcgcatatgcgattctatcaactcttccctccagactaaatcagcctggttgatcctccggtccctccttggccctcaacctgctcctctccccacaatccaaaagcatctctccgagcatggtgctacttccctccttcaacaggtcacggatatatacatccctcctccacttccttccctgtaccctgagtacacagggccttccaatagcggtttggacagccccttcactctgccggacctagaacgagctttggctcaaaacaaaactggtaccactccgggtgcggaccacatcacttactctctgttgaagaacatgcctgattcggataaagaatttcttttaaacaaaataaatgaacactgggccaacggcactcttcccgatgaatggacctcttccatcattactctaataccaaagcccggcaagcccgccacactctccaacctgcgatccatttcacttacttcctgtgtcgggaaaaccatggaacgcatggtactcgcacgtcttacggatcttctcgacgatactcacttccttccgcacaatcagattggtttccgcccccacatgtctactcaagacctctttctccttctccaggaaactttctttcaaccttcgaggtgtcaagttcacgcacttgtcactgtggacgtgcgcaaggccttcgataccttacttcatgacgctatcctctcccccctcgaagacaccggctgtggatcccgactctactgttacgtttcttcttttctccgctctcgacaagctcagttccgactcgggaccacgttgtccccgcccatcgcgctcacccgcggaacacctcaaggtgatgtgctctctccaaccctctttaatctcgggctagcccctctcgcaaaatccttgtcggagattccgcacctacagtcaattctctatgctgatgatataaccctttggtgtactcacggctcaccgggggaggtggaattcacattacaatccggcctcaacctcatttccgaattcctttcccgctctggtatgcaagcagctccagagaaatctgagctgctgctcctTTCCGCTACAAAGTACCAACGGTCAGTAAACCCCCTCCTTAATCTCACTCTCCCCGGTACTCCCATCCCCCGCACGTCATCCtgccgggttttaggctttcccctCCAAGACCACTCTTTCAGCCGCGCAATACAGTCCACGATCACCACCTGCCACCAAGTAACTCACTTAGTCCGACGAGTGGTCAGGCGGCGCGGTGGTCTCGACGAATGCAGAGCCAATCAACTTGTAACAGcttttgccttgaacaaaatcctttattccctgccatactgcacacttacgcagacgcaaatgcatcgcattcaatcggctttaaacactctctataaagctgccctacatcttccgacacacgcatccacagccaaactatacgcaacaggcttatttcttccccttgcagagctcttgtgcctccatagggatcgacaacttggccgcctatccagctctgcgcagggtcattggctactgcagcgggctggcatccggcccattgactttcctctgtacactcctcaacgacctcttcccagcaatctccgctgtgcccctattccctctaatatgaccccacatcttcatgagggacgacgacaagcccgcgctcacttccacgacccttttccaccggacactttcacatgctacgtcgacgcagcgtattaccaaactcatggctccactgcttgtgtgacaatgccgaccccccttggcattcccatcacttccaccgctggccccttctcacttcctacttcttctctatcccttgaattggccgcgatcgttcacgcaacgcacgaactaacccttcttcctccctctcctcggtatcgcatttgctcggactccatggcggcaatcagggctcttcgcgacaacagacttcccgataatcttcatgacgacctttctgacgctctctcccttctctcccctgctttggtcactgtggtgtgggtgccaggtcatgcggggattatcggcaataagctcgctcatgagcttgcccgcgagattaatagccgggcgccgacgatcccctggccttgcccgcccatagcggacgaggcacacttttataagaaaactctgaagcagcactacaaacacctccggcattcattgcagacgcttccgccaccacaccctcgtctctccactgcccaagtacgcaccctcagggccatccagctcaacaccttgatcactccagcacgcctatacctttatcgttaccgctcagacccctcatgtcccaactgcccctctacgtacgcaaatgtagagcacatccttttctcttgcccggcagccctacaatcccctcactaccctaaccccccacctccccactggcgggtgtggttggcgtcggcggccttcgccgaccagctggccatggtcctcctggcggaggaatatctatag